A segment of the Bacillus sp. es.034 genome:
ATGCGTCTAACACAATTTGATACGCTTCATAGCTGGTAGGACTCGTATTCTCTTCGGTGACACCATTTTTCACGGCATTTAATTGGCCGTCTGCTTTCGTAAATTCCTGGGCTGTTTCCTCAGAAGTCAAGAATTTCAGGAATTCAACCGCTTCTTCAGGAGCATCTTTGCTAAGCATCCAGCCTTCAGGAGCCCCCGTCAGGGAATCCGCTCGTCCTTCTCCATCCGTTACTTCAGGGAAGTTGAAGAAACCAATTTCTACATCCCCAATCTCTTGAACCAACCCTACTTCAGCAAACTGCATATAGAGAACCGGCACTTCTCCAGCAGCAAACATATTACGTGCAGCTTCATGATCAATGGCAGTGGAGACTTCTCCCATATAATCCGTCAGCTCTTGGAACATCTTTAACCCTTTAATATATCCTTCATCAGTATAAGGTGAATCACTTTCCAGCTTATAGTCTGCCTCGCGGATTTCAGGATCCACTACGCGGTCAAAGATCGTCCCCATATAGTGGGAAATAGCCCACGCATTTGTTAATCCTTCAACAAGAGGAGTTTCATAGCCAGCCGACTTTAATTGATCCAATGCTTTAAGCATCTCATCGTAAGTCTTTGGAACCTCAATATTATTTCTTTCAAAGATTTCTTTGTTGTAGAAGAAGGCTTTTCCATCTACTGTGAAAGGAATACCATATGTTTTATCATCAAAGGTAAACCCTTGATACTGGGATTCAAGAATATTCCCGCTCCATTCTTGATCTTC
Coding sequences within it:
- a CDS encoding extracellular solute-binding protein → MLSFLLVGFTAASLLAGCNSSESSSASKEGEVVIDFFHRWPNEPRKSFYDEKIKEFEESHPGVTINVDSVLNDSYKEKVRVLVSNDGLPDIFSSWSDSFAENLVSSGRIKELDDIISEDQEWSGNILESQYQGFTFDDKTYGIPFTVDGKAFFYNKEIFERNNIEVPKTYDEMLKALDQLKSAGYETPLVEGLTNAWAISHYMGTIFDRVVDPEIREADYKLESDSPYTDEGYIKGLKMFQELTDYMGEVSTAIDHEAARNMFAAGEVPVLYMQFAEVGLVQEIGDVEIGFFNFPEVTDGEGRADSLTGAPEGWMLSKDAPEEAVEFLKFLTSEETAQEFTKADGQLNAVKNGVTEENTSPTSYEAYQIVLDASNTAPWFDNAVDISIADIFMRGGQELATKQKTPKDIMKEVQTEAAKMSE